One genomic window of Scatophagus argus isolate fScaArg1 chromosome 16, fScaArg1.pri, whole genome shotgun sequence includes the following:
- the soul5 gene encoding heme-binding protein 2, which yields MHRIQMSATMMCLSGLVGFLLVLTTEARVGPSSQLKFCSETEQCLLFDLICETDQYEVRHYDSAKWVTTQQTSFFMEFAAMHAFRRLYTYITENKIEMTAPVLIKMPEDQKFWEMGVYTMSFLLPAEHQVNPPKPTDEKVQIHEMPAMKVYVQSYGGWMTSTADKNQASSLSSALDSVGAKYNKLYHYAAGYNSPMTLFNRHNEVWYVAEDEPECPSSEEMEFSPVS from the exons ATGCACAGGATCCAAATGTCTGCCACGAT GATGTGTCTTTCAGGATTGGTTGGCTTTCTGCTGGTGCTAACAACCGAGGCCAGAGTTGG ACCCTCATCTCAGTTAAAGTTCTGTTCTGAAACGGAACAATGCCTGCTGTTTGATCTGATTTGTGAGACTGACCAGTATGAG GTCCGTCACTATGACTCTGCTAAATGGGTCACAACTCAGCAGACATCCTTCTTCATGGAATTTGCAGCAATGCACGCTTTCAGGCGACTGTATACATACATCACTG aaaacaaaattgaaatgaCTGCACCCGTTCTCATAAAAATGCCAGAGGACCAGAAATTCTGGGAAATGGGTGTCTACACAATGAGTTTCCTGCTGCCAGCTGAACATCAGGTGAACCCCCCTAAACCTACTGATGAGAAG GTGCAAATCCATGAGATGCCAGCTATGAAAGTGTATGTGCAGAGCTACGGAGGCTGGATGACGAGCACGGCTGACAAAAACCAAGCCAGCAGTCTGTCCTCTGCTCTTGACTCAGTAGGGGCAAAGTACAACAAACTCTACCACTATGCTGCTGGATATAACAG TCCAATGACGCTGTTTAACAGGCACAATGAGGTGTGGTACGTCGCTGAGGATGAGCCAGAGTGTCCCAGCAGTGAGGAAATGGAATTTTCTCCTGTGTCTTGA